The following coding sequences are from one Aliarcobacter skirrowii CCUG 10374 window:
- the rlmB gene encoding 23S rRNA (guanosine(2251)-2'-O)-methyltransferase RlmB → MIIYGKQIVLYVLEKHQDLIEEIFLSKEIDSKLFSRFAKLNKKIHRVDNQKAQALAKGGNHQGLILKLSDYVYTPLKDIKNMNFIVVLDGLTDVGNIGAIARTAYSLGVQGLIASNIKTVNNSGTIRTSAGALLDLPFCIHPRSVDLASELIDAGFTLIGATMDGVDLKKYGKIEQTDKVALFLGNEGEGISPKVAKKLDLKVSIKMEHEFDSLNVSSAAAILIYNLKR, encoded by the coding sequence ATGATAATTTACGGAAAACAGATAGTTTTATATGTACTAGAAAAACATCAAGATTTAATAGAAGAGATTTTTTTATCAAAAGAGATTGATAGTAAACTTTTTTCAAGATTTGCAAAACTAAATAAAAAAATTCATAGAGTTGATAATCAAAAAGCTCAAGCTTTGGCAAAAGGTGGAAATCATCAAGGGCTTATTTTAAAACTTAGTGATTATGTTTATACACCTCTAAAAGATATAAAAAATATGAATTTTATAGTTGTTTTAGATGGTCTAACTGATGTTGGAAATATTGGAGCAATTGCAAGAACTGCTTACTCTTTAGGAGTGCAAGGTTTAATTGCTTCAAATATAAAAACAGTAAATAACTCTGGAACAATAAGAACAAGCGCTGGAGCACTTCTTGATTTACCATTTTGTATTCATCCAAGAAGTGTTGATTTAGCAAGTGAATTAATAGATGCTGGATTTACACTAATTGGTGCAACAATGGATGGAGTTGATCTAAAAAAATATGGAAAAATAGAGCAAACAGATAAAGTTGCACTATTTTTAGGAAATGAGGGTGAAGGAATAAGTCCAAAAGTTGCAAAAAAATTAGACCTTAAAGTTTCAATAAAAATGGAGCATGAGTTTGACTCACTAAATGTAAGTTCAGCTGCTGCTATTTTAATTTATAACCTAAAAAGATAG